The window AAGTTACCGTGCCCTGATTCTAAGCATCTCCGAGCTCCTTGTCAAGCCCCCTACACAACCGAGATTCAGACATGGGCTGGGGAAGAGGGAACCCTCTGCAAGGCCTTCGAAGCAGTCCCCCCAGGCGCGTGCAGCTGGAGCTCACCCCGGAAGGGCATGCCCTCCTGGAGGCCCTCTTCCAGGAGGCCAGCCTCTGGTTACAGGAGCGTCTGGCACCGCTGCCACGCGAGGAGCTGGAAAGCCTCCTCTTCGCGCTGAAGATCCTGAGGAGGATCCGTACCCATGGCCTGATCAGCTTCGTCTCCGCGATGCCCGTTCCCCTGGTCTCCCCGTGGGCAGGGATCGTGGCCGATCAGGTTCCCAAACGGAACCTGCTCCTTCTCACCCAATCCACGATGATGGCCCTGGTTCTGTCCGCGCTGGCCTTCCCGGGACGGATCCAGCCCTGGCATATCGTGGCGCTCTCCTTCTTACTGGGCCTGGCGAACACTTTTGACGCGCCGGCCTGCCAAGCCTTCGTTATTGAACTGGTGGGGCGGGAGGACCTCATGAACGCCATCGCTCTGAATTCCGCTCTGTTCAACTCCGCCCGGATCATCGGCCCTTCCCTGGCTGGGATCGTCTTGGCGGCCTTCGGCCCCGCCTGGTGCTTCCTCCTGAACGGGATCAGCTTCCTGGCTGTCATCTTCGGGCTCACACGCATGCGGGTTTCCGATCATCCCGGGCCGGGCGTGGAGCATTCCCCGCTGACTCAGCTTCGCGAAGGCTTTCAGTATGTCTGGCGCCATCGAACCGTTCGGAGGCTGATCTTCATGGTGGCGGTCTCGAATCTCTTCGCCTCCGGTTATTCAGTTCTGCTCCCCGCCTTTGCCCGGGATGTGCTGGGAGGGTCCGAGATCACCCTCGGGCTGTTGACCACGGCCGTGGGGGTGGGATCGCTGCTTGTGGCCGTATTGCGCAGGCCGGGCTATGCGGGACTTCTGCTCCGGGCAGCCAGCCTCCTCTTCCCCGGGCTGGTGGTCGGCCTGGCCTTCGCATCCCAATTGCCCCTGGCCATGCTCCTCCTGGTGGGAATCGGCGTGGGATTTGCCGTGCAAAACGCCCTGGCGAACACGATGATCCAGCATCTCATCCCGGATGCGCTGCGGGGACGGGTGATGAGCTTCTACACGCTGGTCTTCTTCGGCCTCTTCCCGGTCGGCGCGCTGCTCTCGGGAGGGCTGGCACAGGCGCTGGGGGTATCCATCCGCATCGCGATGGGCGGAGGGGTGGGCTCTGGCTCCGGAGATCATCGCCCTTCGATCCCCGGATCCCCCTGTCAGGGCCCTGAACCTCTCTCTCCGGCGCTTCATTCTCCGCCTAAGGGGTGGGTGGAGGCGGAACGATCGTTACACATGCATGGTTATTCTGAGGGTTCGCATCGCTCGTCAGGAGATAGACGCAGTTCTGGAAGGGCTGCAAAGGCACCGCGGGGAATTGCACGACGAGGCCCATCCCTATCGTACCGTTGTGAGGGACAGATTGTGGATATCGATCGCCGCATCGGATGATCGAAGGGGTGATCATGAAGCAGATA of the Thermoflexus sp. genome contains:
- a CDS encoding MFS transporter, whose protein sequence is MGWGRGNPLQGLRSSPPRRVQLELTPEGHALLEALFQEASLWLQERLAPLPREELESLLFALKILRRIRTHGLISFVSAMPVPLVSPWAGIVADQVPKRNLLLLTQSTMMALVLSALAFPGRIQPWHIVALSFLLGLANTFDAPACQAFVIELVGREDLMNAIALNSALFNSARIIGPSLAGIVLAAFGPAWCFLLNGISFLAVIFGLTRMRVSDHPGPGVEHSPLTQLREGFQYVWRHRTVRRLIFMVAVSNLFASGYSVLLPAFARDVLGGSEITLGLLTTAVGVGSLLVAVLRRPGYAGLLLRAASLLFPGLVVGLAFASQLPLAMLLLVGIGVGFAVQNALANTMIQHLIPDALRGRVMSFYTLVFFGLFPVGALLSGGLAQALGVSIRIAMGGGVGSGSGDHRPSIPGSPCQGPEPLSPALHSPPKGWVEAERSLHMHGYSEGSHRSSGDRRSSGRAAKAPRGIARRGPSLSYRCEGQIVDIDRRIG